The following DNA comes from Tunturibacter psychrotolerans.
GATCAAAAGTGTGCTCAACAACTCCAGCATCTCGGCGATCCAGCTCAATAACCTCTTAATGAGGTGACAGATCGTGTCGATGAATCCTCGAATGCATCCTGCCGCAGATCGCAGCGGACAGCCCATAGGGTTTTCGAGTGTTTCTTTTGGCCATTCATGCTGAGCGACGCTTAACACAGCCCAGTGATCGTTGATCCACATCTCTAGAGTGACGGGGCTGTTGGCTCTTCCCCCAACGTGATGCTTGTCCGTGATAGGACGTCCCATCTTCTTTCGTTGGCACGCGGCGCAGATGCCCTTGTTTCCGACAAGTGCTTCAATTCGTTTCTCGCCACACGTGCAGCGGTTGTTGTTTCCTACACGGCGCGCAGCAGACGACTTGCGTTGGTAGGCCTTTATGGGATCTGACGTTGATGGCATATTCTTCATGTGGTCCTCGCATACAGGGATTCGAACGACAAAACACCAGCAGATCCCAAACGGTTCAGAGCGCTGAGATCAACCGACAACGGAATGTCCACACCCTTCGCATCTACGATGTGCTTGCCTTGAAACTTCTTGAGCGGGGAGGAGTCCCCAGTTTGCAGATAGCGATGGAGCGCGTTCCAATATTCGGCAAGCAGAGTGACTTGTTTGGAACCACGCACGGCAATGTCGCGCGTTCCGTCTGGTGTAGGAATGATGACTAGTCGCAGCAAACTGTCGGATTTCTTAGCTGCGTATTTGCCATTCTTCTGTTTTTGCAACGCTGTTTTGCCCCACCTGGTTACAGTGCGTGGGTTGATGCCTGCATCGCGCGAAGCCTGCGTGAGTGAGATTTTTTCGCGTCGCATCTTCGAGACGACGCCAAGGACTCGGTCCCAGGTATCCTTAAACTTCTCGGGTTTCGCGAGGTATTCGGCTTCTGTGCGAGGAGCGGCGAGCCTCGGTTTCGCTCGCGATTTGCTGGGAAGACCCTTGTTTTTTGGCCTCGACTTCGTAGCCCGTGGTGTTTGATTGAGTGAGGGCGTGGACTTCTTCGTAGGACTTGATTGCTTCTGAGGTTTGCGTTTCATTGTGTGCGGATTCTGCCCTATGAGATCCGCCGATACAATCCCGTGACAGTTATGACGAAATTTCGCCTAAACTGATCGGGGGCAGTTGTTGCGAAATGGAACTAGAAACACTGAAGAAATTTGAACCGATGCTCGATCAAGTAGTCGAGTACTTTTGTCGAATGAGTGGCACAAAGAGCTATGAGGAAGCTATCGCGGTTCTGCGTGAGCAGGTTCGAGACAAGAGCACATCGCCTGCGGCATGGTTGCATAGGGTTGCGCGAGAGGTATATCCGACGAGTGAGCCAGATTCTGTCGATCCGGCGCAGTACTACGAAATTCTAGGGATGATTGATTCCCGAGAGAAGTACAGCACAGTATTCGCCAGTCTTCCTGAGGAAGCGGTCCCAGAGATCGAGATTTTTTTCAAGTTTCTATTGAAGGAATTTCTTCCCGCTCAGCGCTTAGCAGCACAAGGGTTGACAAAGGCTCTACCTCAGCGGCGGACCGGTGGCCGAAAGTCAAAGATGCCCAGCGAGGCAACATGTCGCAAAATCTGCGCTGAAATCATCGAGCTTCATGCGAAAAGTGTGTTGATAGGTGATGCACAAAGACGAGCTGTAAAGAAATGGAAAATACCACTCCGATCAATCCAAAAAATCTGGGCCAAGAGAGGTGAATTGGGTCTATCAAGCTGATAAAATGAGACTTACAGCGGGCTCGTCACCTGTTACTAGCAGGCGGCAAGCCCTGACCACCAAGGAGCGTGAACTCCAATGGCAGCTACTCAGACCCTAGCGCAAGCGTCAACCTTGCGCAAATCCAGTGACTCTGTTCTCCAACCAGCCAGCCCCAACTCCTCCCAAAAGCGGTCTCGCAAAGGTGTCATAGTCCTCTATGGGTACGGCACTAGCGTTCGTGTCGAACGCGGTCACCTAGTCATCGAAGATGGAGTTGGCTCTGATCGTTACAAGGGTCGCTTCCCCCGGGTCGGACACGGGCTTGAGCGGCTGGTCGTGATTGGTGCAGATGGAGTAGTGTCACTCGCAGCGCTGCGTTGGCTCGCCGATCAAAACGCATCGTTCGTCATGCTGGAGCGGAATGGTACCGTTCTCGCGACAACTGGCCCGGTACGACCGTCGGATGTTCGATTACGTCGGGCGCAAGCGTTAGCCCATCATTCGGGGGCGGCGTTTCGAATCAGCCGAGAACTGATTGATCGAAAACTTGCAGGTCAAGAGCGTGTCGCAAGTGAGTCCCTAAAAAATCATGCAGCCTCAGCCATGATCAAACAGATTCGATCTGAGTTGGCCGAAGTTGAAACCATTGATGAGATTCGGTCTGTGGAATTGCGCGCAGCCAAGATCTACTGGAAAGCGTGGCGGACGGTCTCAATCAAATTCCCCGAGAAGGAGTTGACTCGCGTACCGGAACATTGGCAGAAGTTTGGTTCGCGCGCGTCGGAACTTTCAGGGTCCCCGCGACTTGCCGTAAATCCGGTCAACTCGATTTTGAACTATCTCTATGCACTGCTAGAGGCGGAATGTCGTCTTGCTGTTGCAGCCCTGGGACTCGATCCCGAGATGGGAGTCTTGCATATGGACACGATCAATAGAGATAGCCTTGCGTGTGATCTGATGGAGGCTATCCGGCCGGATGTGGATGCCTATGTTCTCAGTCGAATTTTGAAACAGCCTCTCAATAGAAACTGGTTCTTCGAAGAGCGCAACGGAAATTGTCGTCTGATGGCTGAGTTGGCGAGTCAACTCGCGGAAACGACTTCTATGTGGGCTCGCTTAGTCGCGCCACTCGCCGAGTGGACTGTGAAGGAGATTTCCTTAACGACGAAAACCCGCAGAGCGACTCCAGCAACTCGGCTGACGCAGAATAACAAGCGCGAGATGCGAGGCGGCAGTCCGTTTGTGGCGTCGAAGAGCTCGGTGACCTTGCAGAACGTCTGTAGTGACTGCGGTAGTCCAATTATCAATGGAAACGAAAAGTGTAGGGTTTGCTCAGTTGAAGAGTCGAAGGAGCGGCTTACAAGAGTCGCAACAGAGGGTCGCGTCGTTTCTCATTCCTCAAAAGCTCAAGCTAAGCGATCAGAAACGCAGATTGCCAGACAAGCCAATATACGGAAGTGGTCGATTTCAGACCAACCATGCTGGCTGACTGCTGAGTTCTATGCGGAGAAGATTCAGCCGCAAATCGCCTTCTTATCTAGCAGTCTCATAAAGCGCGAACTTGGAGTCTCGCGAGGGTATTCAGCTGAAATTCGACATGGGAGAGTGCCGCATCCACGGCACTGGTGGACTTTGGCTAAGCTTCTAGCGCTGTCGGAACAGGAACATATGTCGCAAATTTCGTATGGCGAGCGGAACGAAAGCTTACTTCTTCGGACGGGCTTGTTGCAACACCGCTTGCCAGAAGAAACCGTTTTGAAAGGCAAGCAAAGCAAACGAGACTACCTGCATCGATTCGAGACTTTTCACAGACTGCAGGGAGCCGATGAGCGGCAACAACAGAATCGGCGAGATGCAGAGCGGCTTGGCAAAATCGAGCCATGAAAACGCCCCCCGAAGATAGAATATGGATCGTGCAGCGACCCCTAGGATGATTGCGCCGAACATGGCGAGCGAAATCCATAGAGGGGAACTGCCTGAGCCGAAGGTCACGTAGCCGGTACTCGCACTCGCAACCAGGACGTCGAGGACAATGAGACCGAGGAGAGGCAGCAGCTCAATTAAGAATCGCTTGAGTTCGCGGGTACGCAACCAGTCAATAACGATAATTACGAAGTAAAGCGCAGCGCAAAATTTTAGGATTGTTGGAATGGACATAGGTTTTATTTGGGCATCTGACTAAGTCGATTTTTAGCTTCATTGTTGCCGGCAGCGGCCGCTTCCTCATACCACTTCCTGGCTTGCTGGTAATCCTGTGCTACACCACGGCCCTGGTCATACAGAGAGCCCAGAACATACATGGCGAACGGATTCCCACCGGCTGCGGCCTTCTCATACCATTGCCGAGACTGCCGGTAATCCTGTGCTACACCACGGCCCTGATCATATAGATCACCCAAATTGTACTTGGCGAACAGGTCCCCGCCGGCTGCGGACTTCTCATACCATTGCCGGGCCTGCCGGTAATCCTGCGCTACACCTTGTCCATAGTCATACAGATACCCCAGGCTATTCATTGCGCTCGCACCCCCGGCAGCCGCACCCTTCTCAAACCATAGCCGAGCCTGCTGGTAATCCTGTGCTACACCTAGGCCCTGGTCATACAGATAACCCAGGCTGTTCATTGCGTCCGCATTCCCGGCGGCTGCGGCCTTCTCATACCACTGCCGAGCCTGCTTGTAATCCTGTGCTACACCATGGCCGTGTCCATACTGATTCCCCAGGTTATTCATTGCGGTCGCACTCCCGGCAGCTGCGGCCTTCTCATACCACTGCTGAGCTTGCTGGTAATCCTGTGCGACACCTTGTCCCTCTTCATACAGATACCCCAGGTTATTCATTGCGTCCGCATTCCCGGCGACAGCCGCCTCTTTGAAGGCCCGAGATGCGTCTTTATAGTGCTCTGCGCGGTACTCCGATTTACCTAGTTCAAGTACGTTATCAGCAGGTTCGCCGAATGCTGTCGCTCCGCCAGGGGTCCAAGGCTTTACATTTCCCAATTGAACCTGCCGCCCTCTGTTCAAAAAGAAGAACTCACCGATGCTACCGTTGCGGGATATGTCACCTTCCATGGGAATCTGGCTACCGTTGGTTACATAGGGAATTT
Coding sequences within:
- a CDS encoding caspase family protein, whose protein sequence is MKLLSNQRLPLALLLCCLPTRILAQAPNVPQQYRRLFYYYADQRSLYEKALNSISLTSQPVGRSYAIIVGVTKYPNLSPIDRDLKPAAVDIEKLKSYLKDQEFFDEIIVLKDGDVNLDNLNYFLENYFPDRLSHSPHSRFLFAFSGHGYAEGTAETARGFLLTSSAASKTDPVNRIDLGLLRTLLDSDIDAAEKVLVLINACQSGAFLGRKSFGANPLGPGDHGAHAIMASRANQQSLQLAAVGPGSVFFEKIFAGLAGAADNSPRDGVVTYHELDSYLHSEIPYVTNGSQIPMEGDISRNGSIGEFFFLNRGRQVQLGNVKPWTPGGATAFGEPADNVLELGKSEYRAEHYKDASRAFKEAAVAGNADAMNNLGYLYEEGQGVAQDYQQAQQWYEKAAAAGSATAMNNLGNQYGHGHGVAQDYKQARQWYEKAAAAGNADAMNSLGYLYDQGLGVAQDYQQARLWFEKGAAAGGASAMNSLGYLYDYGQGVAQDYRQARQWYEKSAAGGDLFAKYNLGDLYDQGRGVAQDYRQSRQWYEKAAAGGNPFAMYVLGSLYDQGRGVAQDYQQARKWYEEAAAAGNNEAKNRLSQMPK
- the cas1 gene encoding CRISPR-associated endonuclease Cas1; this encodes MAATQTLAQASTLRKSSDSVLQPASPNSSQKRSRKGVIVLYGYGTSVRVERGHLVIEDGVGSDRYKGRFPRVGHGLERLVVIGADGVVSLAALRWLADQNASFVMLERNGTVLATTGPVRPSDVRLRRAQALAHHSGAAFRISRELIDRKLAGQERVASESLKNHAASAMIKQIRSELAEVETIDEIRSVELRAAKIYWKAWRTVSIKFPEKELTRVPEHWQKFGSRASELSGSPRLAVNPVNSILNYLYALLEAECRLAVAALGLDPEMGVLHMDTINRDSLACDLMEAIRPDVDAYVLSRILKQPLNRNWFFEERNGNCRLMAELASQLAETTSMWARLVAPLAEWTVKEISLTTKTRRATPATRLTQNNKREMRGGSPFVASKSSVTLQNVCSDCGSPIINGNEKCRVCSVEESKERLTRVATEGRVVSHSSKAQAKRSETQIARQANIRKWSISDQPCWLTAEFYAEKIQPQIAFLSSSLIKRELGVSRGYSAEIRHGRVPHPRHWWTLAKLLALSEQEHMSQISYGERNESLLLRTGLLQHRLPEETVLKGKQSKRDYLHRFETFHRLQGADERQQQNRRDAERLGKIEP